The DNA segment GAAAATGTGCTCGGCGATACTTGGTGCAGGAGAGGGGCTAGGTCTTACGCGTATAGACAGCAATTTATTACTGTGGGCTGTTACTCAGCGGTTCCCGATAACGGCAAAAGAGAGCGCCATCCGCACAGCGTGTTATGAGAGTTATCAAACAATAAGCCAATCTTTGACTGCAAATAATCAGTAGCTCGGCTGCTCGGGGCGATATTACCTTGCCGCCAAATACCGTCCCGGACGGTGGTTCAGCGCAATGATCAGGTTGAGGATGACAGCGCCCAGGATCGAGAGCAGGACCTTTTCGAAGGGCAGGGTCAGGAAGGCGCAGACGAGGATCACCATATCAACGGCGAGCTGGAAGTAACCGGCGCGGATGTTGAAGTTTTCCTGCAGATAGAGGGCCAGGATATTGACCCCGCCAAGGCCGGCGCGATGGCGAAACAGCATGAGCAGGCCAATCCCCATCAGCGCACCCCCGGCAACCGCGGCATAGATCGGGTTGAGCGTGTTGAACTCCACCAGTATGGGGGTCAACTTAGAGAAGGCCGAGACCAGACCAACGGCGATGAAGGTCTTGATGGTGAAGGCCTTGCCCATGCGCTTATACGCCAGCCAGTAAAACGGCAGGTTGATCACAAAGAAGATCACGCCAAATGACAGCCCGGTGGCATGTTCAATCAAAAGCGCGGCCCCGGCGGTACTGCCGGTGACAAGGATGCTTTCGCTATAGAGCGTGACGCCAAGCGACACCACCATGGTGCCCAGCAACAGGGCCAGCACATCCTCATACGGGCGATGGGCGATATCGTCCTTTTTGGGTGTTTCGCTGGTTGCGGCCGGGTCGGTTTTACCGTTGGTGTTTGCGGTGCTCATAAGCGGTTTGCTGCCAGTTGGTTGATTAGATTGAATTAAAATACGCTTTTCGCAAGTGCGAAACAAGCCGTGGGCAAGATCGCGGCGTAAATCGCGTGTTTTTGATGTAACGGCATCGCCAAACGCAAAAGACCGGCTTAAAGCAAGCCGGTCTTGGTAATTTTGTATGTTTGTTCGCCGTTAAGCCGGATGGTGATCAGGCGGCCTTGTCCCATTCCGGGGCGAAAGACGGATCAATCAGGCGACCGTTTGGATTGGCAAGATCATGGATTGCTTCCATGTCGTTTTCCGAAAGTTCGAAATCAAAGATATCGAAATTGGCCGCGGCATTTTTGGGCGAACCCGATTTCGGGATTGCCATGACGCTGTCTTGTTGCAGCAACCAGCGGAGTGTGACCTGCACGGGGGATTTGCCGTATTTTTCACCGATGGCCTTAAGTGTTGCGTCCTTCATGACATTCCCACGTGCAATCGGGCAATAAGCCGTCAGCAGCATGTTATGCGCGCGAACGCTTTCGAGCACCTTGGACTGGTCAAGATAGGGGTGATATTCGACCTGATTGACCGTCAGCGGCGCATCGGTTAGCGACACGGCCTGATCAATCAGGGCAGTCGGGAAGTTTGAAATCCCGATCAGGCGCGTCATGCCAAGGTTTTTGACCTCGTTCAAGGCTGCCATGGTTTCTTCAAGCGGCACGTCATCATTGGGCCAGTGCAGAAGCAACAAATCAACATGGTCCATATCAAGCTTGCGCAGGCTTTCGACCACGGAGGTCTGCAAATCACCGCTTTGGAATTTGTCGTACCAGACCTTGGTGGTCAGGAAGTAGTCATCGCGTGCAAGGCCGGAATTTTTCAGGCCCTGACCAACGCCCTGTTCGTTGTGATACATCTGGGCGGTATCGAAATGGCGATAGCCGATCTTGGCGGCCTCAGCGATCATTTTCGCCGCTTCATCGTTGTTAAGCTCGTAGGTCCCAAAGCCAAGGGCCGGGATTTTAGTGTCCTGCCAGTTCCGGTAAATCATACTGGTGTACCCCCTTGTTTCGTTTGATTGTTGTGATTTTGGGTCTTCGTGGTGTCATGTGCAAATGACGATCCGGTGTCAGTTTGCCCGATTTGCGCCAGATTTAGTGCGGATGTCGCCGATCGCAACCTGTACATCAGGATGGTACGGGCTGTGCAATTGGCGAGAGGCCCGGGGCTGACCCGTGTGCGGCTGGGGATTTTCAGGCAAAGAAAAAGGGCGACCAAATTCTTGGGTCGCCCGAAGTTCAGGACTTAGAGTGAGGCTGTATCAAGCCAAGGACGAGATTGCCGCAATCACCGGCGATGATCCTTGATGTGGCTCAAACGCAGTCGATTATTCTTTGACCGTGTTGCCATCATTGGTTTCGCTGACGGCGGCATTAAGGTGATAAAGCGATTCACGGATCACCTGGGGCCCGAGATCCTTGGTGATGAAGACAATTTTGGACCGGTGGTCGTCACTTGGCCATGCGGGCAGCGATGCGGGTGGGTGGAAAACATGCTGCACGGCATGAATGGCGACAGGCGCATCTTCGCCAACCAGATTAAGGATGCCCTTTACGCGCAACAGGCTTTCGCCGCGCATCTGGGTAAAGATTTCGGCCCAGGTGACAAAGGCATCCCAATGGATCGGTTCGTCAAAGGTGATGCAAAATGACCGGATGTGGTCGTCATGGCGGTTGACGTCGTGGCTGTGATCATGATGGTCTTGATGCTCGTGATCGTCGTGATGATGTGCATGGTCATCGCCATGCTGTTGATAGGCTTCATCACGCAGCCATTTCTGCACATCCATGCTTTTGGTCGCCGGATCATACAGCCCGGCATTAAACAGTTTTGAAACCGCAATGTCGCCATTGACCACCGGATAGATCGGGGCGGCCGGATTGAGTGCGCGCAGGCGGGTTTCAAGTACGGTGCGCGTCGCCTCATCGGCCAGATCGGCCTTGGTCATCAGGATGCGGTCGGCAACAGCGGCCTGCTTGACACTTTCGGGATGATTATCAAGCTGGCCTGCGCCATGGATAGCATCGACCGTGGTCACCACGCTATCAAGGCGGAACTTGGTGGTCAGAAGCGGGTCGGTCATCAGGGTGTGCAGGATCGGGGCCGGGTCGGCAAGGCCGGTGGTTTCAATGATCACCCGATCAAATTCCGGGATTTCACCGCGCGTGCGTTTGACAAACAAATCACGCAGACCCGAAATCAGATCACCGCGCACCGAACAGCAAATGCAGCCGGAATTGAGCAGCACCACATCTTCGGAAACTTCGCGCACCAGAAGATGATCCAGCCCGATTTCACCGAACTCGTTAATCAGCACCGCCGTCTTATCCATGCCATCCTGTGTCAGCAGGACATTCAAAAGCGTGGTCTTGCCACTGCCGAGAAAGCCGGTGATGACAGTTGTGGCGATGCGGTCAAACTGTTCGTTGGAAAGGGCCATGATCAATCAGGTCTTTTGCACTGGGCGTGGGATTTGGGGCGGGGGCCTATTTCTTGCCGTAAAGTTCTTCGGTCGAAATTTCCGGTTCGGAAATCACGACTTCCTTGCCATCGCGGGCGGCGAAATAGAAACAGTTGCGCCGTCCGGTGTGGCAGGCCACACCAATCTGATCGACCTCGACCAGAATGGTATCCATGTCACAGTCATAACGAAAATCGACAAGTTTCTGCACCTGACCGGAGCTTTCACCCTTGCGCCACAGTTTCCCGCGGGAGCGCGAGAAATAACACACCCGGCCGGTTTCAAGGGTTTCAAGCACGGCATCGCGGTTCATCCAGGCCATCATCAGGACTTCGCCGCTGTCATATTGCTGGGCGATTGCCGGAATCAGGCCGTTTTCGTTGAATTTCAGTTTGTCGGCAATCAGTGCATTTGAGCCCGTCATGGGGAAGCTCCGGTCGATGGTGGTTGACTTTTGACGTTCGGCGCGTCAGAAAATGATATATTATAACATTTCATCAGATGCCACGGCTTTTTGAAATCGGTCGGGCCGAAACCGCCGAAACCAGATGGCCGTCGATACGAGATATTAAGCTATGAGCGATCTTTTCCCCAAAAAGGGCCATGATCACGACAGATGTGTGCATAGCGCACTTGCGCAGGCAGAGAAAGTCTGTGACAGCGAAAATGCGCGCTTTACCGACATGCGCCGCAAGGTCTTTACCCTGATCTGGCAATCGCACAAGGCGGTCACGGCCTATGAACTGCTCGATGCGCTGACCGCTGAAGGCCAGCGGGTTCAGCCGCCGACGGTTTATCGTGCGCTGGAATTCCTGACCGAGCTTGGACTGGTGCACAGAATTGAATCGCTTAATGCCTATTTCGGCTGTGACCGGCCCGATTGCGAACATTTGGGGCAGTATTTCATCTGTACTGACTGTGGACGCGTGGCCGAGGCAGTCAACGAAGATATGAGCAACGCGGTGCGCAAGGCCGCCCGCAGTGTCGGTTTTACCATTCAGGCGACCACGGTCGAGATCAAGGGGCTGTGCCATGACTGCGCCACTCATTGAAGGCCGCGACCTGATCCTTTCTTTTGGCAATGAGCGCGTCCTTGATCAGGTATCGCTTGCCATCCATCCGGGCGAGATCATTACCCTGATCGGGCCAAATGGGGCCGGTAAATCAACACTGGTCAAGACGCTTCTGGGCTTGCAGAAGGCCGATAGCGGGGAGGTTATCCGCAAACGCGGGCTTACGATTGGCTATGTGCCGCAAAAGCTTGCCATTGATCAGGTCTTGCCGATGACGGTGAAGCGGTTTCTGAGCCTGACCCGGTCCGTGAGCCGGGCGGATTGCGAAGGCGTTCTGGCGCAGGTCGGGGCAGGGCATGTCATTGATGCGCAAATGAGCCAGCTTTCAGGTGGCGAGACGCAACGTGTGATGCTGGCCCGCACTCTTTTGCTGCGTCCGCATTTGCTGGTGCTTGATGAACCGACGCAGGGCGTGGATGTTTCCGGGCAGGCGGAGCTTTATCGCTTGATTGACGAGATCCGCCGCGAACTTGATTGCGCCGTTCTGATGATTTCGCATGATTTGCATCTGGTGATGGCAAAGACCGATCAGGTGGTGTGTTTCAATCGCCATGTCTGTTGTTCGGGCATTCCCGAAACCGTGCGCCAGCATCCGGAATACCGGTCCTTGTTTGGCGTGCGCGAGGCCGATGCGATTGGTATTTATCACCACGAACATGATCACGAACATGATTTGTCGGGCCATGTTGTTGGCGGATGTGGTCACGATCATTCGCATGATCATCATGCACATGGCCATTCACATGATCACGGACATGATCACAATAAAACCGTCAAAGAAGGGGCGGGAACAAACCAATGATGGACGATTTCCTGTTTCGCGCCGTTTTGGGCGGCGTTTTGCTGGCCGTTGTCTGTGGGCCGTTCGGCGCCTTTATCGTCTGGCGGCGCATGGCGTTTTTTGGCGACATGTTGGCGCATACGGCCCTTTTGGGGGTGGCACTTGGTCTTCTGATCGGGGTCGATGTTCGCATTGGCATGATCGCGACGTGTCTGGCGGCGGCCCTCATTTTGGCCTATGGGCAGCGGCAATCGCGGATTGGCAGTGATACGGTGCTGGGCATGCTGGCCCATTCGACCTTGGCACTGGGTATGGTCGCGCTTGCCTTTGTGCAGGGGGTGGCTGTTGATCTGATGGCCTATCTGTTTGGCGATATTCTGGCGGTCAATACCGGGGATATCTTGCTTTTGGCGGTTGGCGGCACCTTTGCACTTGGCATCCTTGCCTGGATGTGGCGGCCGTTGCTTGCGCTGACAGTCAGCCCGGAAATTGCCGCGGCCGAAAGCATCCCGGTCGAACGGCTGCGTTTGATCTTCATGCTTCTAATGGCGCTTGTGATCGGCATGGCGATCAAGATTGTCGGGGTTTTGTTAATTACAGCCCTTCTGATCGTCCCGGCCGCCAGTGCGCGTTTCTTTGCCCGCACACCTGAACAGATGGCGATTGGGGCCGGGCTGTTTGGCGCGGCATCGGTACTGGCGGGGATTTCCCTGTCATGGCATGTCGATACGCCAGCCGGGCCGAGCATCGTGATTTCGGCTGCGTTTCTGTTTGTTTTGACGGCTGGGTTTTCACCTTTGGTGAAAAGACTTGTCGAGCGTTAACACGTGGAGAACGTCAT comes from the Thalassospira sp. ER-Se-21-Dark genome and includes:
- a CDS encoding aldo/keto reductase, translating into MIYRNWQDTKIPALGFGTYELNNDEAAKMIAEAAKIGYRHFDTAQMYHNEQGVGQGLKNSGLARDDYFLTTKVWYDKFQSGDLQTSVVESLRKLDMDHVDLLLLHWPNDDVPLEETMAALNEVKNLGMTRLIGISNFPTALIDQAVSLTDAPLTVNQVEYHPYLDQSKVLESVRAHNMLLTAYCPIARGNVMKDATLKAIGEKYGKSPVQVTLRWLLQQDSVMAIPKSGSPKNAAANFDIFDFELSENDMEAIHDLANPNGRLIDPSFAPEWDKAA
- a CDS encoding metal ABC transporter permease; translation: MMDDFLFRAVLGGVLLAVVCGPFGAFIVWRRMAFFGDMLAHTALLGVALGLLIGVDVRIGMIATCLAAALILAYGQRQSRIGSDTVLGMLAHSTLALGMVALAFVQGVAVDLMAYLFGDILAVNTGDILLLAVGGTFALGILAWMWRPLLALTVSPEIAAAESIPVERLRLIFMLLMALVIGMAIKIVGVLLITALLIVPAASARFFARTPEQMAIGAGLFGAASVLAGISLSWHVDTPAGPSIVISAAFLFVLTAGFSPLVKRLVER
- the hisI gene encoding phosphoribosyl-AMP cyclohydrolase, with product MTGSNALIADKLKFNENGLIPAIAQQYDSGEVLMMAWMNRDAVLETLETGRVCYFSRSRGKLWRKGESSGQVQKLVDFRYDCDMDTILVEVDQIGVACHTGRRNCFYFAARDGKEVVISEPEISTEELYGKK
- a CDS encoding YitT family protein, with amino-acid sequence MSTANTNGKTDPAATSETPKKDDIAHRPYEDVLALLLGTMVVSLGVTLYSESILVTGSTAGAALLIEHATGLSFGVIFFVINLPFYWLAYKRMGKAFTIKTFIAVGLVSAFSKLTPILVEFNTLNPIYAAVAGGALMGIGLLMLFRHRAGLGGVNILALYLQENFNIRAGYFQLAVDMVILVCAFLTLPFEKVLLSILGAVILNLIIALNHRPGRYLAAR
- a CDS encoding GTP-binding protein codes for the protein MALSNEQFDRIATTVITGFLGSGKTTLLNVLLTQDGMDKTAVLINEFGEIGLDHLLVREVSEDVVLLNSGCICCSVRGDLISGLRDLFVKRTRGEIPEFDRVIIETTGLADPAPILHTLMTDPLLTTKFRLDSVVTTVDAIHGAGQLDNHPESVKQAAVADRILMTKADLADEATRTVLETRLRALNPAAPIYPVVNGDIAVSKLFNAGLYDPATKSMDVQKWLRDEAYQQHGDDHAHHHDDHEHQDHHDHSHDVNRHDDHIRSFCITFDEPIHWDAFVTWAEIFTQMRGESLLRVKGILNLVGEDAPVAIHAVQHVFHPPASLPAWPSDDHRSKIVFITKDLGPQVIRESLYHLNAAVSETNDGNTVKE
- a CDS encoding Fur family transcriptional regulator; protein product: MSDLFPKKGHDHDRCVHSALAQAEKVCDSENARFTDMRRKVFTLIWQSHKAVTAYELLDALTAEGQRVQPPTVYRALEFLTELGLVHRIESLNAYFGCDRPDCEHLGQYFICTDCGRVAEAVNEDMSNAVRKAARSVGFTIQATTVEIKGLCHDCATH
- the znuC gene encoding zinc ABC transporter ATP-binding protein ZnuC, which translates into the protein MTAPLIEGRDLILSFGNERVLDQVSLAIHPGEIITLIGPNGAGKSTLVKTLLGLQKADSGEVIRKRGLTIGYVPQKLAIDQVLPMTVKRFLSLTRSVSRADCEGVLAQVGAGHVIDAQMSQLSGGETQRVMLARTLLLRPHLLVLDEPTQGVDVSGQAELYRLIDEIRRELDCAVLMISHDLHLVMAKTDQVVCFNRHVCCSGIPETVRQHPEYRSLFGVREADAIGIYHHEHDHEHDLSGHVVGGCGHDHSHDHHAHGHSHDHGHDHNKTVKEGAGTNQ